The DNA region CGCGGCCCAGCCGCAGGATGTCGGCCACCACCGCCGGCGCGCGCGCCTCCGGCATGTCGTCCGCCTGGATGTCATGGACCGCGACGTTGTCGATCTTGCCCATGACGTGGCCCGCGCAGTCCAGCATGGCGGACCCGAGCGGCGTATGGACGACGATGACGATGCCGGTCATCATGCCTCCGTCAGGCCGCCGCGCTCACGGCGCGTTCCAGCGCCTTGGCGAACATTTCCGGCACGTCGAAGCCGGTCTGCTCGGTGATCTCGACGAAGCAGGTGGGGCTGGTCACGTTGACCTCGGTGACGTAGTCGCCGATCACGTCCAGGCCGACCAGCAGCAGGCCGCGCGCCGCCAGGCGCGGCGCCACCGATTCCGCGATGTAGCGGTCGCGCTCGGAAAGGGGCTGGGCCACGCCGCGGCCGCCCGCCGCCAGGTTGCCGCGGGTTTCGCCGGCCATGGGGATGCGCGCCAGCGCGTAGGGCACCGGCTCGCCGCCGATCAACAGGATGCGCTTGTCGCCATTGACGATTTCCGGGATGTAGCGCTGGGCCATGATGGTCCGCGTGCCGGTGTCCGTCAGGGTTTCCAGGATGGCGTTCAGATTCAGCTCGCCATCGCGCAGCCGGAAGATCCCCGTGCCGCCCATGCCGTCCAGCGGCTTGACGATGACGTCGCGGTGCTCGGCGTGAAACGCGCGGATGCGCGCCATGTCGCGCGTCACCAGCGTCGGAACGGTGAATTCCGGGAACTCGGTGATGGCCAGTTTTTCGGGATGATTGCGTATGGCCGCGCCGTGATTGAACACCCTGGCGCCCTGGGCCTCCGCATACTCCAGCAGGTGCGTGGAGTAGACGTATTCCATGTCGAAGGGCGGATCCTTGCGCATCAGCACGGCGTCGAAAGCCGCCAGCGGCTGGTCGGCCGGCGCGCCGTCGTCCTGCCACCAGTCGTGGCCATGGAAATCGGCATCGGCGCGCAGCGAGATCGGCGTCGCCCGGACCGACACC from Bordetella genomosp. 10 includes:
- the gshB gene encoding glutathione synthase, whose translation is MHVLFVIDPLPLLKAYKDSSVAMMRALVKRGHRLSVALQGDLYIDGGKVSVRATPISLRADADFHGHDWWQDDGAPADQPLAAFDAVLMRKDPPFDMEYVYSTHLLEYAEAQGARVFNHGAAIRNHPEKLAITEFPEFTVPTLVTRDMARIRAFHAEHRDVIVKPLDGMGGTGIFRLRDGELNLNAILETLTDTGTRTIMAQRYIPEIVNGDKRILLIGGEPVPYALARIPMAGETRGNLAAGGRGVAQPLSERDRYIAESVAPRLAARGLLLVGLDVIGDYVTEVNVTSPTCFVEITEQTGFDVPEMFAKALERAVSAAA